In a genomic window of Taylorella equigenitalis ATCC 35865:
- a CDS encoding ABC transporter ATP-binding protein, whose amino-acid sequence MCNLLEIRDLSTSYGKVNALNKIELGLDEGQVVSVIGANGAGKSTLLNTIMGLLPNNGRSEGRIIYKREDISQDKIEHRMLAGISLVPEKRELFASMEVEDNLLLGGFRRFLKRDPEFKRSLERIYELFPRLKERRKQLAGTLSGGERQMLAVGRALMSNPTLLMLDEPSLGLAPLVVREVFEIIKRLKSMGVSILLVEQNARSALKVSDYAYVLEMGEVSHRGPSNELLNDPKVIESYLGFGKRD is encoded by the coding sequence ATGTGTAATTTGCTTGAGATTAGAGACCTTTCTACATCCTATGGAAAAGTCAATGCTTTAAATAAAATTGAACTTGGGCTTGATGAGGGTCAGGTAGTTTCCGTAATCGGGGCTAATGGTGCGGGTAAATCTACACTTTTGAATACGATAATGGGCCTATTGCCAAATAATGGTAGAAGCGAAGGGCGAATTATTTATAAAAGAGAAGATATTTCTCAGGATAAGATCGAACACCGTATGTTGGCTGGCATTAGTTTGGTGCCTGAAAAGCGGGAGCTATTTGCAAGCATGGAAGTTGAGGATAATCTGCTTTTAGGCGGATTTCGCAGATTTCTAAAGCGTGATCCTGAATTCAAGAGATCGTTAGAGCGGATTTATGAGTTATTTCCCAGACTCAAAGAACGTCGTAAGCAACTAGCTGGTACTCTTTCAGGAGGCGAACGTCAAATGCTTGCAGTAGGACGTGCACTTATGTCCAATCCAACTTTGCTCATGCTCGACGAGCCATCTCTTGGTTTAGCTCCACTTGTAGTTCGTGAAGTTTTTGAGATTATAAAAAGACTCAAGTCTATGGGCGTTTCTATACTTTTGGTTGAGCAAAATGCACGTTCAGCCTTAAAAGTGTCTGACTATGCTTATGTACTCGAAATGGGAGAAGTTAGCCATCGCGGACCTAGCAACGAACTTCTGAACGACCCTAAAGTAATTGAAAGCTATTTAGGATTTGGAAAACGTGATTAG